A stretch of Sphingomicrobium flavum DNA encodes these proteins:
- a CDS encoding dicarboxylate/amino acid:cation symporter — translation MDVATKKGGLPLHWQMLIGFVLGLGFGLFANITAQDAGWVAWLQTYVTGPIGQIFLRLLFMLVIPLLFSALVVGIAEMGDARSLKRVGLKTLAFTVIVSGIAVILALTVANVFEPGAGVDRALATSLLEDAREGAGAIISRNAEQPSGIDALINIIPSNVVAAMSANDILAVMFFALMFGIGLLFTDSKEADILQKGIEGVFHVAMKLIMWVIRLAPIAIFCFMFNLASVFGWDILLRLGAYVLVVLLALGVHMFIVYPIVLRVAGGVSPIWFFKNVQEAMVMAFSTASSNATLPYALKVADENLKLPRAPARFVLTIGATANQNGTAIFEGVTVLFLAQFFGVDLSIGQQVIVLLMCILGGIGTAGVPAGSLPVVALILAMVGVPPEGIGIVLGVDRFLDMCRTTLNVTGDLACATVVSRGEEREEGEPVLQA, via the coding sequence ATGGACGTTGCCACCAAGAAAGGGGGCCTGCCGCTTCACTGGCAGATGCTGATCGGTTTCGTGCTTGGCCTCGGCTTCGGCCTGTTCGCCAACATCACCGCGCAGGATGCGGGCTGGGTCGCCTGGCTGCAGACCTATGTCACCGGCCCCATCGGCCAGATCTTCCTGCGCCTGCTCTTCATGCTGGTCATCCCCTTGCTCTTCTCGGCGCTGGTCGTCGGGATCGCCGAAATGGGCGATGCGCGTTCGCTCAAGCGCGTTGGCCTCAAGACACTGGCCTTCACCGTGATCGTCTCCGGCATCGCGGTCATCCTCGCGCTCACCGTCGCCAACGTGTTCGAACCGGGCGCGGGCGTCGACCGCGCGCTCGCCACCTCATTGCTCGAAGACGCACGTGAAGGGGCGGGGGCCATCATCTCGCGCAATGCCGAACAGCCCTCTGGCATCGACGCGCTCATCAACATCATCCCCTCCAACGTCGTCGCCGCGATGAGCGCCAACGACATCCTCGCCGTCATGTTCTTCGCGCTGATGTTCGGCATCGGCCTGCTCTTCACCGACAGCAAGGAAGCTGACATCCTGCAGAAGGGCATCGAAGGCGTCTTCCACGTCGCGATGAAGCTCATCATGTGGGTCATCCGCCTCGCGCCGATCGCCATCTTCTGCTTCATGTTCAACCTCGCCAGCGTGTTCGGTTGGGACATTCTGCTGCGCCTCGGCGCCTATGTGCTGGTCGTGCTGCTGGCCTTGGGCGTGCACATGTTCATCGTCTATCCGATCGTTCTGCGCGTGGCGGGCGGGGTCAGCCCCATCTGGTTCTTCAAGAATGTGCAGGAAGCCATGGTCATGGCCTTCTCCACCGCCAGCTCGAACGCCACGCTTCCCTATGCGCTCAAGGTCGCCGATGAAAATCTGAAGCTGCCGCGCGCACCCGCGCGTTTCGTGCTCACCATCGGCGCCACCGCCAACCAGAATGGCACCGCCATCTTCGAAGGCGTCACCGTCCTGTTCCTCGCCCAATTCTTCGGCGTGGATTTGAGCATCGGCCAGCAGGTCATCGTGCTTCTGATGTGCATCCTTGGCGGCATCGGCACGGCGGGCGTACCCGCAGGCTCGCTGCCCGTGGTCGCGCTGATCCTCGCCATGGTCGGGGTGCCGCCCGAAGGCATCGGCATCGTGCTTGGTGTCGACCGCTTCCTCGACATGTGCCGCACCACCCTGAACGTGACGGGCGATCTGGCCTGCGCCACGGTGGTCAGCCGCGGGGAGGAACGCGAAGAGGGTGAGCCTGTTCTACAGGCATGA
- the recA gene encoding recombinase RecA, translating into MAAQLKVVNPNGDKVDSERQKALDAALAQIDRAFGKGSAMKLGSREKIEIESISTGSLGLDIALGIGGLPRGRIVEIYGPESSGKTTLALHAIAEAQKIGGTAAFVDAEHALDPGYAKKLGVDIDELIVSQPDTGEQALEIVDTLVRSNAIDVLVVDSVAALVPRAEIEGEMGDSHVGLQARLMSQALRKLTGSINRSKTMVIFINQVRMKIGVMYGNPETTTGGNALKFYASVRLDIRRTGQIKDRDDIVGNSTRVKVVKNKVAPPFKQVEFDIMYGEGVSKLGEILDLGVKAGLVEKSGSWFSYDSIRIGQGRENAKTFLKENPEIADKIEAAIRGNKKEELEDALMAGPDADADE; encoded by the coding sequence ATGGCAGCGCAGTTGAAAGTGGTAAATCCGAACGGAGACAAAGTGGATAGCGAACGTCAGAAGGCGCTCGATGCAGCGTTGGCGCAAATCGATCGCGCATTCGGCAAGGGCTCGGCAATGAAGCTGGGCAGCCGGGAGAAGATCGAGATCGAATCCATCTCCACCGGCAGCCTCGGGCTCGATATCGCGCTCGGTATCGGCGGCCTGCCGCGCGGCCGCATCGTCGAAATCTATGGTCCGGAAAGCTCGGGCAAGACCACGCTGGCGCTCCACGCCATCGCCGAGGCACAGAAGATTGGCGGCACCGCCGCTTTCGTCGACGCCGAACATGCGCTGGATCCCGGCTATGCCAAGAAATTGGGTGTCGATATTGATGAATTGATCGTCTCGCAGCCCGATACGGGTGAGCAGGCGCTCGAAATCGTCGACACGCTGGTGCGCTCCAACGCCATCGACGTGCTGGTCGTCGACTCGGTCGCCGCGCTGGTGCCGAGGGCCGAGATTGAGGGCGAGATGGGCGACAGCCATGTCGGCCTTCAGGCCCGTCTGATGAGCCAGGCGCTGCGCAAGCTGACCGGTTCGATCAATCGCAGCAAGACGATGGTGATCTTCATCAACCAGGTGCGCATGAAGATTGGCGTCATGTACGGCAATCCGGAAACCACCACCGGCGGCAATGCTTTGAAATTCTACGCCTCGGTCCGTCTCGACATCCGCCGCACCGGCCAGATCAAGGATCGCGACGATATCGTCGGCAACTCGACCCGCGTGAAGGTGGTCAAGAACAAGGTCGCACCGCCCTTCAAGCAGGTCGAATTCGACATCATGTATGGCGAAGGCGTCTCCAAGCTGGGCGAAATCCTCGATCTTGGCGTGAAGGCCGGCCTTGTCGAAAAGTCGGGCAGCTGGTTCAGCTACGATTCGATCCGCATCGGGCAGGGGCGTGAAAATGCCAAAACCTTCCTCAAGGAAAACCCCGAAATTGCCGACAAGATCGAAGCCGCCATCCGTGGCAACAAGAAGGAAGAGCTGGAAGATGCTCTGATGGCCGGTCCGGACGCGGACGCAGACGAATAA
- a CDS encoding glutathione S-transferase family protein, translated as MITLHHLEDSRSQRILWLLEELHLDYEVKRYERDPKTMRAPASLKKVHPLGKSPLLEEDAVIYAESAAIMEHLVSGGNRFGSPSDLEGARRYRFYMHYAEGSLMPPLFGQLVVHRLGILGRPAKKPVSAMLHEHFAFIEQDLEDREWFASDRITAADMMMSFPLEAARARAGLDDRYPNIMAWLERCHKRPAYQRALESGGDYSYAG; from the coding sequence ATGATCACGCTCCACCATCTGGAAGACAGCCGCTCGCAGCGCATCCTCTGGCTGCTCGAAGAACTGCATCTCGATTATGAGGTGAAGCGCTATGAACGCGATCCCAAGACGATGCGCGCTCCCGCCAGCCTCAAGAAGGTCCACCCCCTCGGCAAATCGCCGCTGCTGGAGGAGGACGCCGTGATCTACGCCGAAAGCGCGGCGATCATGGAGCATCTGGTCAGCGGCGGAAATCGCTTCGGTTCGCCCAGCGACCTGGAAGGTGCGCGTCGCTATCGCTTCTACATGCATTATGCCGAAGGCTCATTGATGCCGCCTTTGTTCGGCCAGCTGGTGGTCCATCGCCTCGGCATTTTGGGCCGCCCCGCGAAAAAGCCGGTCAGCGCCATGCTGCACGAACATTTCGCCTTCATCGAGCAGGATCTGGAAGATCGCGAATGGTTCGCCTCCGACCGCATCACCGCCGCCGACATGATGATGAGCTTTCCGCTGGAAGCCGCGCGTGCCCGCGCCGGGCTCGACGATCGCTATCCCAACATCATGGCCTGGCTCGAACGCTGCCACAAACGCCCGGCCTATCAGCGCGCACTCGAAAGCGGGGGTGACTATAGCTATGCCGGTTGA
- a CDS encoding response regulator: protein MLERHATLLDPGPQDQALRWLVPALVAAAALSGAVLFYSVGEPVFAGLFLAGTVAMLVAAFIVDRRTSAESAVAGPQSGEGSHAIAAAALALSEQAAAVTSSYGRLILANPSYRERFGPSISPLKLGTDRESGEALEAARRIALRDGLGSASGITTDGPPINVDLKRIGSDADPRLLWFFPRASQPDLLQVAAKRLAGVTGERLAAAGVMAALVDKDGTLLAANKPLAMRALADMDEERPLITDIVDTTEDGMLYLRSDPRASPLKGVHVPLDPAQEDGAGTFLLFDGSENGGSSGVDQLQMLLELLPLGLALVDRDGRFLTMNMAFRVAGGIKGDAMPSYPGDLVVKEDKGAVADAVRRNARGPSLSADVAVRLNINPKEPVALTVAGLRGLGDAAVLLLLKDNSEEAKLKRQIAQATKMQAVGQLAGGVAHDFNNILTAILGHCDLMLMRHTPGDSDYDDIQQIKSNSNRAANLTRQLLAFSRQQTLRPQTLQLPDVVAEVSHLLKRLLGETVQLNVKHGRDIGPVRADPGQLEQVIVNLSVNARDAMLDNGGGTLTIRTFSVRAEDVADIGSEILPVADYSALSITDTGSGIPPAILGKIFEPFFTTKEVGKGTGLGLSTVYGIVKQSGGFIFADSKVGEGTSFVIYLPVHVVEESEKKKISHKAPDPESELWGSGTILLVEDEPMVRTVAERALTRHGYEVLTATNGEEALEILERGEVIDLLVSDVVMPLMDGPTMGREARKDRPDLPILFMSGYAEEQLRKSIDIDNVNFLPKPFSVQELAEAVRDVLVDK from the coding sequence TTGCTCGAACGGCACGCCACTCTCCTCGATCCGGGGCCGCAGGATCAGGCGCTGCGCTGGCTGGTGCCAGCGCTGGTGGCTGCTGCGGCCCTTAGCGGCGCCGTTCTGTTCTATTCGGTCGGCGAGCCTGTCTTTGCCGGCCTGTTCCTTGCCGGCACCGTCGCCATGCTGGTCGCGGCCTTCATCGTCGACCGGCGCACCAGCGCGGAAAGCGCGGTGGCCGGGCCGCAGTCGGGGGAGGGGAGCCACGCCATCGCCGCGGCCGCGCTGGCGTTGAGCGAACAGGCTGCGGCCGTCACCTCTTCCTACGGCAGGCTGATCCTCGCCAATCCCTCCTACCGCGAACGCTTCGGGCCCTCGATTTCGCCTTTGAAGCTGGGCACCGACCGCGAAAGTGGTGAGGCGCTGGAAGCCGCGCGACGCATCGCCCTGCGCGACGGCCTCGGCTCGGCCTCGGGCATCACCACCGACGGACCGCCGATCAATGTCGACCTGAAGCGCATCGGCAGCGATGCCGACCCGCGCCTTCTCTGGTTCTTCCCGCGCGCCAGCCAGCCCGATTTGTTACAGGTCGCGGCCAAGCGGCTGGCGGGCGTGACCGGCGAACGCCTCGCCGCCGCGGGCGTGATGGCCGCATTGGTCGACAAGGATGGCACCTTGCTCGCCGCCAACAAGCCGCTCGCCATGCGCGCGCTGGCGGACATGGATGAAGAGCGCCCGCTCATCACCGATATCGTCGACACCACCGAAGACGGCATGCTCTATCTGCGCTCCGATCCGCGCGCTTCGCCGCTGAAGGGCGTCCACGTCCCGCTCGATCCGGCGCAGGAAGATGGGGCGGGTACCTTCCTCCTGTTCGACGGCAGCGAGAATGGCGGCAGCAGCGGGGTCGACCAGCTGCAGATGCTGCTCGAACTGCTGCCGCTCGGCCTCGCGCTGGTCGATCGTGACGGGCGCTTCCTTACCATGAACATGGCCTTCCGCGTCGCAGGCGGGATCAAGGGTGATGCCATGCCGTCCTACCCGGGCGACCTGGTGGTCAAGGAAGATAAGGGCGCGGTTGCCGATGCGGTGCGCCGCAATGCGCGCGGGCCTTCGTTGTCTGCTGACGTGGCCGTGCGCCTCAACATCAATCCCAAGGAGCCGGTGGCGCTGACCGTGGCCGGTCTTCGCGGGCTTGGCGATGCTGCCGTCCTGCTTTTGCTCAAGGATAATAGTGAAGAGGCCAAGCTGAAGCGCCAGATCGCGCAGGCGACCAAGATGCAGGCGGTCGGCCAGCTTGCCGGCGGTGTCGCGCACGATTTCAACAATATCCTCACCGCCATCCTTGGCCATTGCGACCTGATGCTGATGCGGCACACGCCGGGCGACAGCGATTATGACGATATCCAGCAGATCAAATCCAACTCCAATCGCGCCGCCAACCTGACCCGCCAGCTCTTGGCATTCTCGCGCCAGCAGACGCTGCGCCCGCAGACGCTGCAACTGCCTGACGTGGTCGCCGAGGTTTCGCACCTGTTGAAGCGCCTGCTCGGCGAAACGGTACAGCTCAACGTCAAGCATGGCCGCGATATCGGCCCGGTGCGCGCCGATCCCGGCCAGCTCGAACAGGTCATCGTCAACCTGTCGGTCAATGCCCGCGATGCGATGCTCGACAATGGCGGCGGCACGCTCACCATCCGTACCTTCTCGGTCCGCGCCGAAGATGTCGCCGATATCGGCAGCGAGATCCTGCCGGTCGCCGATTATAGCGCTCTGTCCATCACCGATACGGGCAGCGGCATTCCGCCCGCCATCCTCGGCAAGATTTTCGAACCTTTCTTCACCACCAAGGAAGTCGGCAAGGGCACCGGGCTTGGCCTGTCTACCGTCTACGGCATCGTCAAACAGTCGGGCGGCTTCATCTTCGCCGACAGCAAGGTGGGTGAGGGGACCAGCTTCGTCATCTACCTGCCCGTCCATGTGGTCGAGGAATCCGAGAAGAAGAAAATCTCCCACAAGGCTCCCGATCCCGAGAGCGAATTGTGGGGCAGCGGTACCATCCTGCTGGTCGAGGACGAACCGATGGTGCGCACCGTCGCCGAACGCGCCTTGACCCGCCACGGCTATGAAGTGCTGACCGCCACCAATGGCGAGGAGGCATTGGAAATCCTCGAGCGGGGCGAGGTTATCGACCTCCTCGTCTCCGACGTCGTCATGCCGCTGATGGACGGGCCCACCATGGGCCGCGAGGCGCGCAAGGACCGTCCCGACCTGCCGATCCTCTTCATGTCGGGCTATGCCGAGGAGCAATTGCGCAAGTCGATCGATATCGACAATGTCAATTTCCTGCCCAAGCCCTTCAGCGTCCAGGAGCTGGCCGAGGCCGTTCGCGACGTGCTGGTCGACAAATAG
- a CDS encoding lipopolysaccharide biosynthesis protein, with product MKQWLADRHFRSLLKNSGYLTAAKAVAGLASLATLAFAGRGLGLEQFGLLILIVSYAQAASGVSRFQSWQLIIRYGGGPLAKGDAQPLKDATGFAFALDVWSGLAGMLLAMGLLPLIGGWFGIPDSDIDLALAYCLIIPFLAAATPVGILRVLDRFDLLSIQSSIYPILRAILIGIAWWQGWGLAGMLLIWFATELFGQLLPWWWGWRELKRKELHRGIRPTLRPTTLARAWNFALNVNVTISLKAAWGPVARLIVGGLLGPASAALYRVAASIADSAQKPADLFAKAFYPEVVRMDLKSARPWLLLMRGVLVALAVGVLAFGLLAMAGEPIIRLAFGEEFVGAFPPLLVMAGVPLLILISFPLPPTLYALDKPSAPLIARAVGVAVFLALVAPLSAAYDLVGAAAAYLLGNVIMVAIMIVQTWREYRRIKPRGALGRARS from the coding sequence ATGAAGCAATGGCTGGCCGACCGGCATTTCCGGTCGCTCCTGAAGAATAGCGGCTATCTGACGGCCGCCAAGGCGGTCGCGGGGCTGGCGAGCCTGGCGACCTTGGCCTTTGCCGGGCGCGGATTGGGGCTGGAGCAGTTCGGCCTTTTGATCCTGATCGTGAGCTATGCGCAGGCCGCATCGGGCGTTTCGCGTTTCCAGAGCTGGCAATTGATCATCCGCTATGGCGGCGGGCCGCTGGCCAAGGGCGATGCGCAGCCGCTGAAGGATGCGACGGGTTTTGCCTTTGCACTGGACGTGTGGAGCGGGCTTGCGGGCATGCTGCTGGCGATGGGCCTGTTGCCGCTGATCGGTGGCTGGTTCGGCATCCCGGACAGCGATATCGACCTCGCGCTGGCTTATTGCCTGATCATCCCCTTCCTTGCAGCCGCGACGCCGGTTGGCATCCTGCGCGTGCTCGATCGGTTCGACCTGTTGTCGATCCAGTCGAGCATCTACCCGATCCTCCGCGCCATCCTGATCGGCATTGCCTGGTGGCAAGGCTGGGGGCTGGCGGGGATGCTGCTGATCTGGTTCGCGACCGAATTGTTCGGACAGTTGCTGCCCTGGTGGTGGGGTTGGCGCGAATTGAAGCGCAAGGAACTGCATCGCGGCATCAGACCGACCTTGCGCCCGACGACGCTGGCGCGGGCGTGGAATTTTGCCCTGAACGTCAATGTCACCATCAGCCTGAAGGCGGCCTGGGGGCCGGTAGCGCGGCTGATCGTGGGCGGCCTGCTGGGGCCCGCATCGGCGGCGCTTTACCGCGTAGCCGCATCGATTGCCGACAGCGCGCAAAAGCCTGCCGACCTGTTCGCCAAGGCCTTCTATCCCGAAGTGGTGCGGATGGATCTGAAGTCGGCGCGTCCCTGGCTTTTGCTGATGCGCGGCGTGCTGGTGGCGCTGGCAGTCGGGGTGCTGGCCTTTGGCTTGCTGGCTATGGCGGGCGAGCCGATCATCCGGCTGGCCTTTGGCGAGGAATTTGTCGGTGCCTTCCCACCCTTGCTGGTGATGGCGGGGGTGCCATTGCTGATCCTCATCAGCTTCCCCCTGCCCCCAACCCTCTATGCGCTCGACAAGCCGTCTGCGCCGCTGATTGCGCGCGCTGTGGGCGTGGCGGTATTCTTGGCGCTGGTGGCACCGCTATCGGCCGCCTATGACCTTGTCGGGGCAGCGGCGGCCTATCTGCTTGGCAATGTCATTATGGTGGCGATCATGATCGTCCAAACATGGCGTGAATATCGGCGGATCAAGCCGCGCGGGGCGCTAGGCCGGGCACGGTCATGA
- a CDS encoding M24 family metallopeptidase — protein MHFDRRGLMKAGVMGGLSMGAAPLLASDHHEGTITVGPLPPPISSAERMARIARAQELMDANGIGAILVEAGASLDYFTGVKWWRSERLTGAVIPVSGDPIIVTPFFEKPSVEESLSIPAEVRTWHEDVDPTALIADFLKERGLSAAPFGIEESVRYFNVSGLQAASPATPITSANPVVRGCRMLKTAPELALMQAASDITLASIAAVHPKVKVGMSEGDVKAMMAKEMQERGGSSPWSLVLFGPAAALPHGTGKPQQLEAGQVVLIDTGCSLHGYQSDISRTFVVGADPTPEQRKVFDQVARGQQVAREACKIGTPAGRVDDAVRAAYESWGYGPDYALPGLSHRTGHGIGMEGHEPINLVRGEETPLSAGMCFSNEPGIYLPGKFGVRLEDCFFMAQDGPKWFSVPPTSIDEPIGRSGKNA, from the coding sequence ATGCATTTCGATCGACGCGGCCTGATGAAAGCAGGTGTCATGGGCGGCCTTTCCATGGGCGCAGCGCCCTTGCTGGCCAGCGATCACCATGAAGGCACCATCACGGTCGGCCCGCTGCCGCCTCCCATCAGCAGCGCCGAACGCATGGCCCGCATCGCCCGCGCGCAGGAGCTGATGGACGCCAATGGCATCGGCGCGATCCTGGTCGAAGCCGGCGCCAGCCTCGATTATTTCACCGGGGTCAAATGGTGGCGATCCGAACGGCTCACCGGCGCGGTCATCCCGGTGAGCGGCGATCCGATCATCGTCACGCCCTTCTTTGAAAAACCCTCGGTCGAGGAAAGCCTTTCCATCCCGGCCGAAGTGCGGACCTGGCACGAAGATGTCGATCCGACCGCGCTGATCGCCGATTTCCTGAAGGAAAGGGGGCTTAGCGCTGCGCCATTTGGCATTGAGGAATCTGTGCGCTACTTCAATGTCAGCGGTCTTCAGGCTGCATCGCCGGCTACGCCCATCACCAGCGCAAATCCCGTCGTGCGCGGCTGCCGCATGCTCAAGACCGCGCCCGAACTGGCGCTGATGCAGGCCGCCTCCGACATCACGCTCGCCTCCATCGCCGCCGTCCACCCCAAGGTGAAGGTCGGCATGAGCGAGGGCGACGTCAAAGCCATGATGGCCAAGGAAATGCAGGAGCGGGGCGGTTCATCGCCCTGGTCGCTCGTCCTCTTCGGCCCCGCCGCTGCGCTGCCCCACGGCACCGGCAAGCCGCAGCAACTCGAAGCAGGCCAGGTCGTCCTGATCGACACCGGCTGCTCACTCCACGGCTACCAGTCCGACATTTCTCGTACGTTCGTTGTCGGCGCGGATCCCACGCCAGAGCAGCGCAAAGTCTTCGACCAGGTCGCCCGCGGGCAGCAGGTCGCGCGGGAAGCCTGCAAGATCGGCACGCCTGCCGGCCGCGTCGACGATGCCGTGCGCGCCGCCTATGAGAGCTGGGGCTATGGCCCTGACTATGCGTTGCCCGGCCTGTCGCACCGCACCGGTCATGGCATCGGCATGGAAGGCCATGAACCCATCAATCTGGTGCGCGGCGAAGAAACGCCGCTCAGCGCAGGCATGTGTTTTTCCAACGAACCAGGCATCTATTTGCCCGGCAAGTTCGGCGTGCGCCTCGAAGATTGCTTCTTCATGGCGCAAGATGGCCCCAAATGGTTCAGTGTCCCGCCGACATCGATTGACGAGCCCATCGGCCGCTCGGGGAAAAATGCATGA
- a CDS encoding TIGR01459 family HAD-type hydrolase produces MTLDDLPDHYSTILCDVWGVIHDGASLYPGVASRFARWHGEGRKIIILTNAPRPADRVEADLRMLGLDPAHWHALTSSGQAGIAALTDPPRPVGFCGTRYDFEDLEAHGVTFASAQEPHDEIALTGLDEYRYEVSEYVAELSAWLERGMLLHCLNPDRIVVHRGQRLVCAGAIADAYEAKGGRAIWYGKPEAPIFDHALKLAGNPPREEVVMVGDGPHTDMLGACRAGIDGIFVSGGIQEGEGYDWGEEFGDWRPIMTVPGLAPRAA; encoded by the coding sequence ATGACGCTCGACGACCTGCCGGATCATTATTCCACCATCCTGTGCGATGTGTGGGGCGTCATCCATGACGGGGCCAGCCTCTATCCCGGCGTCGCGAGCCGCTTCGCGCGCTGGCATGGGGAAGGCCGCAAAATCATCATCCTCACCAACGCCCCGCGCCCGGCGGACAGGGTGGAGGCTGACTTGCGCATGTTGGGCCTCGATCCCGCTCACTGGCACGCGCTGACCTCCAGCGGGCAGGCGGGCATCGCCGCGCTGACCGATCCGCCGCGTCCTGTCGGCTTTTGCGGCACCCGCTACGATTTCGAGGATCTGGAAGCGCACGGCGTCACCTTCGCCTCCGCGCAGGAGCCGCATGACGAAATCGCGCTGACCGGCCTCGATGAATATCGCTACGAAGTTTCCGAATATGTGGCCGAGCTGTCGGCCTGGCTGGAACGCGGCATGCTGCTCCACTGCCTCAACCCCGACCGCATTGTCGTCCATCGCGGCCAGCGCCTCGTCTGCGCCGGCGCCATTGCCGATGCCTATGAGGCCAAGGGCGGCCGCGCCATCTGGTATGGCAAGCCCGAAGCGCCGATTTTCGACCATGCGCTCAAACTGGCCGGCAACCCGCCGCGCGAAGAGGTGGTGATGGTTGGCGATGGCCCGCACACCGACATGCTCGGCGCCTGCCGCGCCGGCATCGACGGTATCTTCGTCTCAGGAGGAATCCAGGAAGGCGAGGGCTATGACTGGGGCGAGGAATTCGGCGACTGGCGCCCGATCATGACCGTGCCCGGCCTAGCGCCCCGCGCGGCTTGA
- a CDS encoding multidrug effflux MFS transporter translates to MDARTPRLKRRPGEREIVLLLAGIMAMNAFAIDTMLPALPQIGTELGVSEENKRQLVILAYIFGFGTSQLIWGPLADRYGRKKILAGGVTFYLIFALLAAVARDFTLLIAARFAMGASGAVSRVMVTAITRDLYEGEKMAKIMSLTMMVFMVVPVIAPSVGQLLLFMGDWRLIFFCLAFYAMVVLLWSGWRMPETLKPEFKRSFDVRSITHGIGIALKDRLSLGYTLALTFVFGGLVAYLASIQQIVGATFGEPETIGIIFGIIAAPMSLASWGNSKIVERFGLRNVGHIGMLGFAIVSLVHWIWAASFEESLWTFAIFQSATFVFFAFTTANFGTLAMDNMAEIAGTASSTQGTLSTIGASIIGFLVGQAYDGTQMPYLAALALMGGAAIITVLLTERGKLFGRSPIQKPRTVTDHCPGPDGS, encoded by the coding sequence ATGGACGCCCGCACGCCCCGATTGAAACGCCGCCCGGGCGAACGGGAGATCGTGCTGCTGCTGGCGGGCATCATGGCGATGAACGCCTTTGCCATCGATACCATGCTGCCTGCGTTGCCGCAGATCGGCACCGAATTGGGGGTGTCCGAGGAGAATAAGCGCCAGCTGGTGATCCTTGCCTATATCTTCGGCTTCGGGACCAGCCAGCTCATCTGGGGGCCGCTGGCCGACCGCTATGGGCGCAAGAAGATTCTGGCGGGCGGGGTGACCTTCTATCTGATCTTCGCGCTGCTGGCGGCGGTGGCGCGCGATTTCACGCTGCTGATTGCGGCACGCTTCGCCATGGGGGCATCGGGCGCGGTCAGCCGCGTCATGGTCACCGCCATCACGCGCGACCTCTATGAGGGCGAGAAGATGGCCAAGATCATGAGCCTCACCATGATGGTGTTCATGGTCGTGCCGGTGATTGCGCCGTCGGTGGGGCAATTGCTGCTGTTCATGGGCGACTGGCGGCTGATCTTCTTCTGCCTGGCCTTCTATGCGATGGTGGTGCTGCTGTGGAGCGGGTGGCGGATGCCCGAGACGCTGAAGCCCGAATTTAAGCGCAGTTTCGATGTGCGCAGCATCACGCACGGTATCGGGATCGCGCTCAAGGACCGGCTGTCGCTTGGCTATACGCTGGCGCTGACCTTCGTCTTTGGCGGGCTGGTGGCCTATCTCGCCTCGATCCAGCAGATTGTTGGCGCGACTTTTGGCGAACCCGAGACGATCGGGATCATCTTCGGCATCATCGCCGCGCCGATGAGCCTGGCGAGCTGGGGCAACAGCAAGATCGTCGAGCGGTTCGGGCTACGCAACGTCGGGCATATAGGCATGCTGGGCTTTGCAATCGTCTCGCTGGTGCACTGGATCTGGGCGGCCAGTTTCGAAGAGAGCCTGTGGACCTTTGCCATCTTCCAGTCGGCGACCTTCGTTTTCTTCGCTTTCACCACAGCAAATTTCGGCACGCTGGCGATGGACAATATGGCCGAGATTGCGGGCACTGCTTCGTCGACGCAGGGCACCTTGTCCACCATTGGCGCGAGCATCATAGGATTTCTCGTCGGGCAGGCTTATGACGGCACGCAGATGCCCTATCTGGCCGCGCTGGCGCTGATGGGCGGCGCGGCGATCATCACGGTGTTGCTGACCGAGCGCGGCAAGTTGTTCGGCCGCAGCCCCATACAGAAACCCCGGACAGTGACGGATCACTGCCCGGGGCCTGACGGCAGTTAA
- a CDS encoding response regulator has translation MGDKRRILIVEDEPLIAMMLEDFLISIGHDVHSICESLEEAHRAIDAGGFDLAIVDVNLKGENIWPAAARLHQNGHPFIIATGGHVDPPPAEFAQIPVLSKPYTIDRVRPLIDAALAPTG, from the coding sequence ATGGGGGACAAACGCCGCATCCTGATCGTCGAGGACGAACCGCTCATTGCGATGATGCTGGAGGATTTCCTGATCTCCATCGGCCATGACGTGCATTCGATCTGCGAGAGCCTCGAGGAAGCGCACCGGGCCATCGACGCTGGCGGATTCGACCTGGCCATCGTCGATGTGAATCTGAAGGGCGAGAATATCTGGCCCGCTGCCGCACGGCTGCACCAGAACGGGCATCCCTTCATCATCGCCACGGGCGGCCATGTCGATCCGCCGCCTGCCGAATTTGCCCAGATTCCCGTACTTTCCAAGCCCTATACCATCGACCGGGTCCGTCCCCTGATCGATGCTGCACTGGCCCCGACCGGCTAA